Proteins found in one Clostridium kluyveri DSM 555 genomic segment:
- a CDS encoding LysR family transcriptional regulator, which translates to MTFRQMEVFIAVCECKSINKASAVYHVSQQGISKIVRKLEEELGCQLLYRDTNGVSLTQYGAYFLDECRIILERKRYMYSHISQIKDVPQETIFLGMAFGVVSVLPYKLITDFENIHPHVNIEYTDHADFYLEELLKKDEYDFCITIGVMNTDRFSAECLIQEQTYLCIPWTHELYRKKHIQMDDLKCQRYAMFSTQFHIRHNFVAACRNAGFNPIIDISSSDFNSLREIAEHNNLLFVVPAHTIRPDDPKLRYYKFPDDNFSWDVYFVKKKNKELTENMLAFYRYIKEQLPTLNNHQSTITFQDPNE; encoded by the coding sequence ATGACATTTAGACAAATGGAGGTCTTTATAGCAGTATGCGAGTGCAAAAGTATCAATAAGGCATCTGCGGTATATCATGTGTCCCAGCAAGGCATATCCAAAATAGTTCGAAAATTAGAAGAAGAGCTGGGATGCCAACTGCTTTACAGAGATACCAATGGAGTATCCCTCACGCAATATGGCGCGTATTTTTTGGATGAATGTCGTATTATTTTAGAGCGAAAAAGATATATGTATTCCCATATTTCTCAGATAAAGGATGTTCCTCAGGAAACTATTTTTCTTGGTATGGCCTTTGGAGTAGTTTCTGTACTGCCTTATAAACTGATTACTGATTTTGAGAATATACATCCACATGTGAATATTGAATATACAGATCATGCAGACTTTTATCTGGAAGAACTTTTGAAAAAAGACGAATATGATTTTTGTATTACAATTGGTGTCATGAATACAGACCGCTTTTCTGCTGAATGTTTAATTCAAGAACAGACATATCTGTGTATTCCGTGGACACACGAATTATACCGAAAAAAACATATCCAGATGGATGATTTGAAATGTCAAAGATATGCCATGTTCAGTACACAATTTCACATCCGCCACAATTTTGTTGCGGCTTGTCGAAATGCAGGATTTAACCCAATCATTGATATATCCTCTAGTGATTTCAACTCCTTAAGAGAGATTGCAGAACATAACAATCTTCTGTTTGTTGTTCCGGCACATACCATACGCCCGGATGATCCCAAGCTCAGATATTATAAATTCCCGGATGATAACTTTAGCTGGGATGTATATTTCGTAAAGAAAAAAAACAAAGAATTGACTGAAAATATGTTGGCATTTTATCGATATATAAAAGAACAACTTCCTACACTCAATAATCATCAGAGTACAATAACTTTTCAGGATCCCAATGAATGA
- a CDS encoding FAD-dependent oxidoreductase, giving the protein MKNKYYPHLASPIKINGVTFKNRIFGAPMSNPELDTDCNMRKEEIAFHENRARGGLASVAIGLGIVDAIGRTHTKEIKLYDVMSLPSLKEAANAMHRHNCNAVMELAHGGKYGNARGHSNADGTLIGPNDEVNPEGLQVRSMTDEDIYRVADCFAEGAKLVKEAGFDMVLIHGGHGWLLGQFSSPTMNHRTDKWGGSLENRMCFSLLVIEKIREAVGPNYPIEFRMSGAEYTKDGYTIEEGIKMAKMLDGKVDIIHVSAGIHEDPEVFTFTHPSMFIEHGYNVYLASEIKKHVKTPVATLGGLNDPDMMEEIIASGKADIIQVARQSLADPYFPEKAFSGNADDITRCCRCYTCFFNYLTNRTFCCAFNPVIGNELENKHAFPATTPKKVIVVGGGPGGMEAAITAADRGHSVTLYEKNSKLGGQLLSEQYIPFKQDMFNFVKVLKGRLEKSGVDVRLNTELTAEQAAAENADVIITAIGAKPIVPPIPGIDNEKVVGLEALHQPTPALGQKVLILGGGLVGCECAIYLDSLGKDVTIVEMKGDWAADAYFMHKNAMIIAMRDSNIKINVNTKAKAVTAEGLACETTDGEVTFEADSILLAAGMKADRAVADSFYNAAPRVFQTGDCIKPGRVVEAVTNGYYRALDI; this is encoded by the coding sequence ATGAAGAACAAATATTATCCACATCTTGCAAGTCCTATTAAGATTAATGGAGTTACTTTTAAAAACAGAATTTTTGGTGCGCCGATGTCCAATCCAGAATTAGACACAGACTGCAATATGCGGAAAGAAGAAATCGCATTTCATGAAAATCGTGCACGCGGTGGCCTTGCTAGTGTAGCTATTGGTCTTGGTATTGTAGATGCCATTGGTCGTACACACACGAAAGAAATAAAACTCTATGATGTAATGTCTCTCCCTTCACTTAAGGAAGCTGCCAACGCTATGCATCGTCACAATTGTAATGCAGTAATGGAGCTCGCCCACGGGGGAAAATATGGGAATGCCCGTGGTCATAGCAATGCTGATGGCACATTAATTGGGCCGAATGATGAAGTAAATCCAGAAGGACTTCAGGTTCGCAGCATGACAGATGAGGACATCTACAGAGTCGCAGATTGTTTTGCTGAGGGTGCAAAACTGGTGAAAGAAGCTGGCTTTGACATGGTACTTATCCACGGTGGTCATGGATGGCTGCTTGGTCAGTTCAGTTCTCCAACGATGAATCACAGAACAGATAAATGGGGAGGCAGTCTGGAGAATCGTATGTGTTTCTCACTGCTGGTAATAGAAAAAATACGTGAAGCTGTTGGACCTAATTATCCAATTGAATTCCGTATGAGTGGAGCAGAGTATACGAAAGATGGATACACAATCGAAGAGGGCATTAAGATGGCCAAAATGCTGGATGGGAAGGTCGATATTATCCATGTTTCTGCTGGTATTCATGAAGACCCGGAGGTATTTACATTTACTCACCCATCTATGTTTATTGAACATGGATATAACGTATATCTTGCGTCTGAGATTAAAAAGCATGTTAAGACCCCGGTTGCCACATTAGGCGGACTAAATGATCCGGACATGATGGAAGAAATTATTGCTTCAGGAAAAGCAGATATCATACAGGTTGCACGTCAATCACTCGCTGATCCATATTTTCCAGAGAAAGCGTTTTCAGGAAATGCAGATGATATTACTCGTTGCTGCCGCTGCTACACCTGTTTCTTCAATTATTTAACAAACAGAACATTTTGCTGTGCGTTTAACCCGGTTATTGGTAATGAGCTTGAAAATAAGCATGCATTCCCGGCCACAACGCCAAAGAAAGTTATCGTAGTTGGTGGTGGCCCAGGCGGTATGGAGGCAGCTATTACAGCAGCTGATCGTGGTCATTCTGTTACTCTTTATGAGAAAAACAGTAAACTTGGCGGACAGCTTCTTTCTGAACAATATATTCCTTTTAAGCAGGATATGTTCAACTTTGTAAAAGTATTAAAGGGACGTTTGGAGAAATCAGGCGTCGATGTTCGTTTGAATACAGAACTTACTGCTGAGCAGGCAGCAGCAGAAAATGCCGATGTTATTATTACAGCTATTGGCGCTAAACCGATTGTTCCACCAATCCCTGGAATTGATAATGAGAAAGTTGTTGGTCTTGAAGCTCTTCATCAGCCAACTCCTGCACTTGGACAGAAGGTTCTTATCCTTGGCGGCGGTCTTGTTGGATGCGAATGTGCAATTTACCTGGATAGCCTTGGAAAGGATGTTACAATCGTTGAGATGAAAGGCGACTGGGCAGCAGATGCTTACTTTATGCATAAAAATGCAATGATAATAGCAATGCGTGACAGCAATATCAAAATTAATGTAAATACAAAAGCAAAGGCTGTTACAGCTGAAGGACTTGCCTGTGAGACGACCGATGGTGAAGTTACTTTTGAGGCTGACAGCATTTTGTTAGCAGCAGGTATGAAAGCTGACCGTGCAGTTGCAGACAGCTTCTATAACGCAGCACCACGTGTATTTCAAACAGGCGACTGTATTAAACCGGGTCGTGTTGTTGAGGCAGTTACAAACGGTTACTATCGTGCACTGGATATTTAA
- a CDS encoding ATP-binding protein, translated as MNVIKMTKITISVSDTGIGMSAEVLPKIFQPSTPNNDILKEQIKFLQYNLNIDYNAGLVIDGVTGKNTLAALKEIQDITKSHLVLWIQQKLEQYGYLKENSYIQMLYNEATF; from the coding sequence TTGAATGTTATAAAAATGACAAAGATAACTATAAGTGTTTCAGATACTGGAATAGGTATGAGTGCAGAAGTACTTCCTAAAATTTTTCAACCTTCCACACCAAATAATGATATTTTAAAAGAGCAAATTAAATTCCTCCAATATAACTTGAATATTGATTATAATGCAGGGTTAGTTATAGATGGAGTAACAGGTAAAAATACACTTGCAGCATTAAAAGAAATTCAGGATATTACTAAATCTCATTTAGTTTTATGGATTCAACAGAAGTTAGAACAATATGGATATCTAAAGGAAAATTCCTATATCCAAATGTTGTATAATGAAGCAACTTTTTAA
- a CDS encoding transposase, which produces MFAVDGSKAKVPNSDENRAFFGECGNNHSKGQVRALVSSIFDVFNHFFLDLQIDSIKTSESELAKKNINAIRKILPNTNFIVVFDRGYLSIELIHFLEENGVQYLFRLSSNDYKKEREFMITEDEVVKLMHTNPRLTKIKKNHPEIVEELRSKKYTSSRIVLSKLPSGNELALMTNLPTEFSGKEIENLYFKRWEIEKKISYPEE; this is translated from the coding sequence GTGTTTGCTGTTGACGGAAGTAAAGCAAAAGTCCCAAATTCTGATGAAAATAGAGCATTTTTTGGAGAATGTGGTAATAATCATTCCAAAGGTCAAGTAAGAGCTTTGGTAAGTAGTATATTTGATGTATTTAATCATTTCTTTTTAGATTTGCAAATAGATTCTATTAAAACAAGTGAAAGTGAGCTAGCAAAGAAAAATATTAATGCCATAAGAAAGATACTGCCGAATACAAATTTTATTGTTGTATTTGACCGTGGATATCTGTCAATAGAATTAATTCACTTTTTAGAGGAAAATGGAGTTCAGTATTTGTTTAGACTATCCAGCAATGATTATAAAAAAGAACGGGAGTTTATGATTACAGAAGATGAAGTTGTAAAGCTTATGCATACAAATCCAAGGTTAACAAAAATAAAAAAGAATCATCCTGAAATTGTGGAGGAATTAAGGTCAAAAAAGTATACTTCATCGAGGATTGTTTTATCTAAATTACCATCTGGAAATGAACTTGCACTGATGACAAATCTCCCAACTGAATTCAGTGGAAAAGAAATAGAGAATCTATATTTTAAGAGATGGGAAATTGAAAAAAAAATATCATACCCTGAAGAATAA
- a CDS encoding MFS transporter, with translation MGKNNNGKVKIGIYLCAILMMGAIAVASNVASIAAAFPEAGQTKVVAYLISAPCLVVILVTLISGKLMDSIPKKTLMIAGVIFWLVGGTLPYFMSSLGTILIMRLLFGVGVGIIQSLCPALVVENFKDPAERAKVMGNMTSFQMLGALFFSLVSGYLGRISWNIAFLVHLIATLSLIAALVCIPYKQLVKAETPNEKAKFQPTAMMWVWCVAFFVYMSGAQTYANFASSLITERGLGDTVAAGYSLACFALGGFVMGFIFGKVSDICKKLTLTAGCVLLSVSFLIMTYAPNLSMSYIGAFMCGLAFSICMPCILNGAGGAVSQASSGMAVSIATCMQNAGMTICPYLVTAGGAIFTSSRTLTRTQGAMLFSIIILLILAVVFTVIAFTGNKKTACGINAS, from the coding sequence ATGGGAAAAAATAATAATGGGAAAGTAAAAATTGGTATTTACCTGTGTGCAATCCTGATGATGGGTGCTATTGCTGTAGCAAGTAACGTGGCAAGTATTGCTGCCGCTTTCCCAGAGGCTGGTCAGACAAAAGTAGTTGCTTACTTGATTTCAGCTCCATGTTTGGTCGTTATTCTGGTGACACTGATTAGCGGTAAATTGATGGATTCTATTCCGAAGAAAACACTGATGATTGCTGGTGTTATATTCTGGCTGGTAGGCGGAACACTTCCTTACTTCATGAGCAGTCTGGGAACGATTTTAATAATGCGTCTTCTCTTCGGTGTTGGTGTTGGTATTATTCAGTCGCTCTGTCCAGCACTAGTAGTTGAAAATTTCAAGGATCCTGCAGAAAGGGCAAAGGTTATGGGAAACATGACCTCATTCCAGATGCTGGGAGCACTATTTTTCTCACTGGTATCTGGATATCTTGGAAGAATCAGCTGGAATATTGCATTTTTGGTCCACTTGATTGCAACTCTATCTCTGATTGCAGCCCTTGTATGTATTCCATACAAGCAGCTGGTTAAGGCTGAAACACCGAATGAAAAGGCGAAATTCCAGCCAACGGCTATGATGTGGGTTTGGTGTGTAGCGTTTTTTGTATATATGTCTGGTGCACAGACCTACGCAAATTTCGCGTCATCACTCATTACAGAGCGTGGGCTTGGTGATACCGTAGCAGCCGGTTATTCATTGGCATGCTTCGCACTGGGCGGATTTGTTATGGGATTCATCTTTGGCAAGGTGTCGGATATTTGTAAAAAACTCACACTTACCGCTGGATGTGTGCTTCTGTCGGTGTCATTCTTGATTATGACATATGCACCAAATCTTTCAATGTCTTACATTGGAGCGTTTATGTGTGGACTGGCATTTTCAATCTGTATGCCATGTATCCTGAACGGTGCCGGAGGAGCTGTTTCACAGGCTTCTTCAGGTATGGCTGTTTCCATTGCAACATGTATGCAGAATGCAGGTATGACAATCTGTCCATACCTCGTAACAGCAGGAGGAGCAATTTTTACATCATCCCGGACACTTACCAGAACTCAAGGCGCTATGTTATTCTCCATTATTATACTTCTGATTCTGGCGGTTGTATTTACAGTTATTGCATTTACAGGGAATAAGAAAACAGCATGCGGTATAAATGCATCATAA
- a CDS encoding methyltransferase family protein, whose amino-acid sequence MQGYFAVITIILLVIMILCRVFLLRKMGIKAIKFGEIDKKDFIIIPFVLVFFYLVFTSALNLPEVGTELFNNEIVGWIGVVLCVIGLLLFLLSLISFGKSFRVGIDEEKPGDLITTGIFAISRNPIYVAFGFILLGVFLIFSNWILLLYLIAGFWLFNRQVLREEDSLKKIYGKEYLEYCKKVRRYL is encoded by the coding sequence ATGCAGGGATATTTTGCGGTTATAACTATAATCTTACTTGTGATAATGATTTTATGTCGTGTTTTTCTATTACGTAAAATGGGTATTAAAGCTATAAAATTTGGTGAGATAGACAAAAAAGACTTCATTATTATCCCATTTGTTTTGGTTTTCTTTTATCTTGTATTTACAAGTGCTCTGAACTTGCCTGAAGTAGGAACAGAATTGTTTAACAATGAGATTGTTGGCTGGATTGGTGTAGTGTTATGTGTGATAGGACTCTTATTATTTCTGTTAAGCTTGATTTCCTTTGGAAAAAGCTTTAGAGTCGGAATAGATGAAGAAAAACCAGGTGATCTAATAACAACAGGTATTTTTGCAATTAGTCGCAATCCTATTTACGTTGCTTTTGGGTTTATACTGCTTGGAGTATTTCTAATTTTCTCAAACTGGATATTATTGTTGTACTTAATTGCAGGTTTCTGGCTTTTTAATCGCCAAGTTCTTCGTGAAGAGGATTCTTTGAAAAAGATTTATGGCAAAGAATACTTGGAATACTGTAAAAAAGTCCGTAGGTACCTTTGA
- a CDS encoding zinc ribbon domain-containing protein, translated as MENKNLIKCKACGADIAKSVKKCPHCGEDQRNYFMKHKIITALQGLK; from the coding sequence GTGGAAAATAAAAATCTAATAAAATGTAAAGCTTGTGGTGCGGATATTGCAAAGAGTGTTAAAAAGTGTCCGCATTGTGGAGAAGACCAGAGAAATTATTTTATGAAGCATAAAATAATAACAGCTCTGCAAGGCCTAAAGTAG
- a CDS encoding transposase — MKKKYHTLKNKMKLESVKGKAALYVYQDFWAQIVVYNMIQDVLHSSNKTIEKETEKRKYKYPIRINENIAIGLFKEKFIKLLIEPNDRIREEKLIQLQNS, encoded by the coding sequence TTGAAAAAAAAATATCATACCCTGAAGAATAAAATGAAGCTAGAAAGTGTTAAAGGAAAAGCAGCATTATATGTATACCAAGACTTTTGGGCACAAATAGTTGTTTACAACATGATACAGGACGTCTTACATTCATCAAATAAAACTATAGAAAAAGAAACAGAGAAGCGTAAATATAAGTATCCTATCAGGATCAATGAAAATATAGCGATAGGACTATTTAAAGAAAAATTTATAAAATTGTTAATTGAACCAAATGATAGAATTAGAGAGGAAAAATTAATCCAATTACAAAATTCATAG